In Eleginops maclovinus isolate JMC-PN-2008 ecotype Puerto Natales chromosome 10, JC_Emac_rtc_rv5, whole genome shotgun sequence, the following proteins share a genomic window:
- the LOC134871067 gene encoding E3 SUMO-protein ligase ZBED1-like, with product MVAAARLLPFEHLPCMAHSLQRTVTVSLKDSGFESVLAKCRKIVGHFKHSPSNAQELNEQQVAHGLKQESLAQDVATRWNSTLEMVKRMQRNKSPLTTTLAQQKSKVAMLTDQELAKLQKLEELLEPCRYVTELLGGEQYVSCSVVLPALRHLFRFMEPSDDDPVYVLRFKKAFTTDLAQRKDSTNLKWLKITTALDPRFKDLKCLPKDERSEVWASVRDLMMRETPAQQPAAETTEEPSPKKRRRMSILLCSSDSDTDDGEESIEHCLDRYKAEPKMDIEGCPLQWWSKREGAHARLAPIARKYFSTPATTVPCERLFSLSGHIIQKKRASLSPENVNKLVCLSNWLKVKKD from the exons ATGGTAGCTGCGGCGAGGCTACTTCCATTTGAACACCTGCCTTGCATGGCCCACTCTCTGCAAAGAACGGTCACAGTCTCACTTAAAGACAGTGGATTTGAAAGTGTTCTGGCCAAATGTCGCAAGATTGTCGGGCACTTTAAGCATAGTCCATCTAACGCTCAGGAATTAAACGAACAGCAGGTTGCACACGGACTTAAGCAAGAATCACTTGCTCAGGACGTTGCAACAAGATGGAATTCTACACTGGAGATGGTAAagaggatgcagagaaacaaatctcCACTGACCACTACCCTGGCGCAGCAAAAGAGCAAGGTTGCCATGTTGACTGACCAGGAGCTTGCCAAACTGCAAAAGCTGGAGGAACTACTGGAACCTTGCag ATATGTGACTGAACTGCTGGGGGGAGAGCAGTATGTCTCCTGTTCAGTGGTCTTGCCAGCCTTACGCCACTTGTTCAGATTTATGGAGccctcagacgatgatccagttTATGTTCTGAGGTTCAAGAAGGCCTTTACCACAGACCTAGCTCAACGGAAGGATAGCACCAACCTCAAATGGCTGAAGATCACTACTGCCCTTGACCCTAGGTTTAAAGACCTTAAGTGCCttccaaaagatgaaaggagtgaGGTGTGGGCTTCAGTACGTGACCTGATGATGAGAGAGACACCAGCCCAACAACCAGCTGCTGAAACAACAGAGGAGCCGTcaccaaagaagaggaggaggatgtccatcttgctgtgttcttctgattcagatacaGATGACGGGGAGGAGTCCATAGAGCATTGTCTCGATCGCtacaaagcagagccaaaaatgGACATAGAAGGGTGTCCACTACAATGgtggtcaaagagagagggagcacatgcCAGGCTGGCACCCATTGCACGCAAGTACTTCTCAACCCCTGCAACCACAGTGCCTTGTGAGAGGTTGTTCTCACTCTCAGGCCACATCATTCAAAAGAAGCGAGCTTCTTTGTCCCCTGAGAACGTAAACAAACTGGTCTGCCTCAGCAACTGGCTGAAAGTAAAGAAGGACTAA